The proteins below are encoded in one region of Lactuca sativa cultivar Salinas chromosome 3, Lsat_Salinas_v11, whole genome shotgun sequence:
- the LOC111921151 gene encoding uncharacterized protein LOC111921151 isoform X1 — translation MEIFSIIDVASPSIVISIRVLHNPLKHMFHRLHRYSHSHQIHRSPLERNWQINTHTSSQMKNFEEEGVLSFLRKRRRNDFADCDLKKVDLVYTVYRTFKNPTGKAVSINRKEDHQNHREILDIRVYIRFFCLSFLRYEIEVLGPNFGVKKNIINFLTMYMCLI, via the exons ATGGAAATTTTCAGCATAATCGATGTCGCCTCCCCCTCCATCGTCATCTCTATCAGGGTCCTCCATAACCCACTCAAACATATGTTCCATCGTCTCCACCGGTACTCCCACAGTCATCAAATCCATCGGTCGCCACTAGAACGGAATTGGCAGATAAACACTCACACTTCATCg CAGATGAAGAACTTTGAAGAGGAAGGAGTTCTAAGTTTTTTGAGAAAAAG AAGAAGAAACGATTTTGCTGACTGTGATTTAAAGAAGGTGGATCTGGTGTATACTGTGTATAGGACATTCAAGAATCCAACTG GAAAAGCGGTATCAATTAACAGGAAAGAAGACCACCAAAATCATCGAGAAATCTTGGATATTCGAGTATATATAAGGTTTTTTTGTCTGTCATTTCTCAGGTATGAAATCGAGGTGTTAGGCCCAAACTTTGGAGTAAAAAAGAATATTATAAATTTTTTAACCATGTATATGTGTCTCATTTGA
- the LOC111921151 gene encoding uncharacterized protein LOC111921151 isoform X4 → MEIFSIIDVASPSIVISIRVLHNPLKHMFHRLHRYSHSHQIHRSPLERNWQINTHTSSQMKNFEEEGVLSFLRKRRRNDFADCDLKKVDLVYTVYRTFKNPTGLMKLCEKRYQLTGKKTTKIIEKSWIFEYI, encoded by the exons ATGGAAATTTTCAGCATAATCGATGTCGCCTCCCCCTCCATCGTCATCTCTATCAGGGTCCTCCATAACCCACTCAAACATATGTTCCATCGTCTCCACCGGTACTCCCACAGTCATCAAATCCATCGGTCGCCACTAGAACGGAATTGGCAGATAAACACTCACACTTCATCg CAGATGAAGAACTTTGAAGAGGAAGGAGTTCTAAGTTTTTTGAGAAAAAG AAGAAGAAACGATTTTGCTGACTGTGATTTAAAGAAGGTGGATCTGGTGTATACTGTGTATAGGACATTCAAGAATCCAACTG GTTTAATGAAGCTTTGT GAAAAGCGGTATCAATTAACAGGAAAGAAGACCACCAAAATCATCGAGAAATCTTGGATATTCGAGTATATATAA
- the LOC111921151 gene encoding uncharacterized protein LOC111921151 isoform X3, whose amino-acid sequence MEIFSIIDVASPSIVISIRVLHNPLKHMFHRLHRYSHSHQIHRSPLERNWQINTHTSSQMKNFEEEGVLSFLRKRRRNDFADCDLKKVDLVYTVYRTFKNPTGKAVSINRKEDHQNHREILDIRVYIRFFCLSFLRSVSHLYISVFLARRHLIWR is encoded by the exons ATGGAAATTTTCAGCATAATCGATGTCGCCTCCCCCTCCATCGTCATCTCTATCAGGGTCCTCCATAACCCACTCAAACATATGTTCCATCGTCTCCACCGGTACTCCCACAGTCATCAAATCCATCGGTCGCCACTAGAACGGAATTGGCAGATAAACACTCACACTTCATCg CAGATGAAGAACTTTGAAGAGGAAGGAGTTCTAAGTTTTTTGAGAAAAAG AAGAAGAAACGATTTTGCTGACTGTGATTTAAAGAAGGTGGATCTGGTGTATACTGTGTATAGGACATTCAAGAATCCAACTG GAAAAGCGGTATCAATTAACAGGAAAGAAGACCACCAAAATCATCGAGAAATCTTGGATATTCGAGTATATATAAGGTTTTTTTGTCTGTCATTTCTCAG ATCCGTGTCTCATTTGTACATCAGCGTGTTTTTGGCCCGAAGACACCTCATTTGGAGATAA
- the LOC111921151 gene encoding uncharacterized protein LOC111921151 isoform X2 translates to MEIFSIIDVASPSIVISIRVLHNPLKHMFHRLHRYSHSHQIHRSPLERNWQINTHTSSMKNFEEEGVLSFLRKRRRNDFADCDLKKVDLVYTVYRTFKNPTGKAVSINRKEDHQNHREILDIRVYIRFFCLSFLRYEIEVLGPNFGVKKNIINFLTMYMCLI, encoded by the exons ATGGAAATTTTCAGCATAATCGATGTCGCCTCCCCCTCCATCGTCATCTCTATCAGGGTCCTCCATAACCCACTCAAACATATGTTCCATCGTCTCCACCGGTACTCCCACAGTCATCAAATCCATCGGTCGCCACTAGAACGGAATTGGCAGATAAACACTCACACTTCATCg ATGAAGAACTTTGAAGAGGAAGGAGTTCTAAGTTTTTTGAGAAAAAG AAGAAGAAACGATTTTGCTGACTGTGATTTAAAGAAGGTGGATCTGGTGTATACTGTGTATAGGACATTCAAGAATCCAACTG GAAAAGCGGTATCAATTAACAGGAAAGAAGACCACCAAAATCATCGAGAAATCTTGGATATTCGAGTATATATAAGGTTTTTTTGTCTGTCATTTCTCAGGTATGAAATCGAGGTGTTAGGCCCAAACTTTGGAGTAAAAAAGAATATTATAAATTTTTTAACCATGTATATGTGTCTCATTTGA